In Actinomycetota bacterium, the genomic stretch AAGGGAGGTCGTCCAGAACCTCGACCAGGTCGTCGAGGACGAGCGCGTGGCCGTCCTGGCGCCACCAGTTCCGCAGCACCCGGTCGGGCAGGATGATGAGGTCGTTGGTCTCCTCGCCTCTGTCGACGACGATCCGCCCGAACTCGTAGTGGTCGATCCGCGCCATCCCACCACCCCCAGAGGTTCGGTCGCCTCGCGGGCCACGATGCCGATCGGCTAGGTTCACCTCGTGGACGAGGGTACCCCGCGGCTGCTGCTCGAGGGCCGCCCAGGGATCGGCAAGACCACCGTGGCCCGGCGCCTGCTGCACCTGCTGCAGGAGGCGGGCGTGCCGGTCGGGGGGTTCACCACGGCTGAGCTGCGGACCGGTGGGCGCCGGGAGGGCTTCCTGGTCGAGGCCGTCTCTGGAGCCCAAGAAGTCCTTGCCCACGTCGACCTGCCCGGCCCACCCCGGGTGGGCAGGTACGGCGTGGACCTAGCCGCCTTCGACCGGGTCGCCCTGCCGGCGCTGCGCACACCAAGGACTGGCGCAGTGGTGGTGGTGGACGAGCTGGGCAAGATGGAGCTTGCCTCCGCGCCCTTCCGTGACGCGGTCATGCAGCTACTCGACCGCGACGTGGCCGTGGTGGCCACCGTTCACCAGGCCCGCCACCAGTTCACCGATGCCCTCAGGCGCCGCCCCGGCATCCGGGTGGTACGGGTCACCGAGGCCACCCGCGACGCCCTGCCCGAGCAGCTCATGGATCGCCTGATCGGCGCCCCGCGAGGGGAGGAGCAGTGATCGGAGCATCCGCTCCCGGCCCGGACGAGGCGGCCCGGGCCAAGCAGGCGATCCGCGAGCGCGTCTGGGCCCTCGTGGAGCGCGAGCGGGCGGCCCGCTTCCCGGGCGCCAAGGGGCGGATCCCCAACTTCGCCGGGGCGTCGGCGGCCGCCGCCCGGCTGGCCTCACTGCCGGTGTGGCGGGCGGCCCGGGTGGTCAAGAGCAACCCCGACGCCCCCCAGCTCCCGGTCCGGGCTCGAGCCCTGGCCGACGGCAAGCTCCTGTACATGGCCGTCCCCCGCCTGACCGACGAACGCCCCTTCATCCTCCTCGACCCAGGCCGGCTCGAGGTCCCACCCCGCCGCGCCGCCTCCATCGCCGGGTCGGCCCGGGTCGGGCGGCGGATCTACGTGGCCGAGCTGCAACCCGTGGACCTGGTGGTCTGCGGCAGCGTGGCCGTCAACC encodes the following:
- a CDS encoding NTPase; this encodes MDEGTPRLLLEGRPGIGKTTVARRLLHLLQEAGVPVGGFTTAELRTGGRREGFLVEAVSGAQEVLAHVDLPGPPRVGRYGVDLAAFDRVALPALRTPRTGAVVVVDELGKMELASAPFRDAVMQLLDRDVAVVATVHQARHQFTDALRRRPGIRVVRVTEATRDALPEQLMDRLIGAPRGEEQ
- a CDS encoding 5-formyltetrahydrofolate cyclo-ligase; translation: MIGASAPGPDEAARAKQAIRERVWALVERERAARFPGAKGRIPNFAGASAAAARLASLPVWRAARVVKSNPDAPQLPVRARALADGKLLYMAVPRLTDERPFILLDPGRLEVPPRRAASIAGSARVGRRIYVAELQPVDLVVCGSVAVNRDGARVGKGGGFSDLEFALLVEAGLIGTNTVVATTVHPLQVLEEPLPETGHDFRLDLIVAGEEVIRCRRTRRPQGILWEHLDPAKIAAIPALAARVRQHGTL